In a single window of the Aminomonas paucivorans DSM 12260 genome:
- a CDS encoding CHASE2 domain-containing protein gives MIPKAWRGRRSGFSLLVLAAGLLGALLGASPPAPVRDLDRRAFDLRLSLLPEVPVPLEVVLVLAREETLARMGRWPWPRRYHAALLDRLGEARTVVLDILFPEGGDPEDDALLARAAARHGRVVAAIHLAPGQGKAPPRILPPYDALFRGVADVGVTNVEADEDGVFRYAVPLWPVAGGVAPSLSLAGVSLALGLKPEVEESPRGLILRLGKARLDLDGDRRVWVRFSRVPPRVFEYGDVLEGKVPPEAFRDRIVVVGVAAAGAGDVVTAPNGGGVRSLFGAQFNGETIRTLLGGGTPRWIPPWAAALLGALVASLGAVLALFARPLWAALGFGGLVVLLLGGEQALLASGLWAAPLAGPLTPGVLTFGTGLYLRFRVLHGEERTHRLSVFGILDLVRETRDPKEIPERLASVLAEIRAQDGIEVESPGLSFREVFERTRALGVEEALEGAGKEAVVLETPRDPWRFRMIVPLPEEEETRYLLLRWRRSLPLEQVRSVAALAVAADWFARALTEAKKQKETLYQTVAAMVEAIDAKDPVTAGHSRRVCDLSVELARHLGADERTLEEITFGGIIHDVGKLGIPDAVLGKQGKLTDEEFALIRSHPSVGERILAPVSLPEVAKQAMAEHHEKWNGRGYPRGLKGTEISLAGRIVAVADVYDALASDRPYKKGWPLAEVCDLLYKQSREDFDPDVVQAFWEMKAPEDWVPPDRRPPTENASS, from the coding sequence ATGATCCCGAAGGCGTGGAGGGGACGACGTTCCGGTTTCTCCCTGCTGGTCCTGGCGGCGGGGCTGCTGGGGGCTCTCCTGGGGGCCAGCCCTCCCGCCCCGGTGCGGGACCTGGACAGGCGGGCCTTCGACCTGCGCCTCTCCCTTCTGCCGGAGGTGCCCGTGCCCCTGGAGGTCGTCCTGGTGCTGGCTCGGGAGGAGACCTTGGCCCGTATGGGCCGTTGGCCCTGGCCGAGGCGCTACCACGCGGCCCTGCTGGATCGGCTGGGGGAGGCCCGGACGGTGGTGCTGGACATCCTCTTCCCCGAGGGAGGGGATCCGGAGGACGACGCCCTGCTGGCCCGGGCGGCGGCCCGGCACGGTCGGGTGGTGGCGGCGATCCACCTGGCCCCGGGGCAGGGGAAGGCTCCGCCCCGGATCCTTCCCCCCTACGACGCCCTGTTCCGAGGGGTGGCGGATGTGGGGGTCACCAACGTGGAGGCCGACGAGGACGGGGTGTTTCGCTACGCCGTCCCCCTGTGGCCTGTGGCGGGAGGGGTCGCGCCCTCCCTGTCCCTGGCGGGAGTCTCCTTGGCCCTGGGCCTGAAGCCGGAGGTGGAGGAGTCCCCCCGGGGACTGATCCTGCGCCTGGGGAAGGCCCGCCTGGATCTGGACGGGGATCGGCGCGTCTGGGTTCGGTTCTCCCGGGTTCCCCCGAGGGTGTTCGAGTACGGGGATGTCCTGGAGGGGAAGGTGCCCCCGGAGGCCTTCCGGGACCGCATCGTGGTGGTGGGGGTGGCCGCCGCCGGGGCGGGAGACGTGGTGACCGCCCCGAACGGGGGAGGGGTGCGAAGCCTTTTCGGCGCCCAGTTCAACGGGGAGACCATCCGCACGCTCCTGGGAGGAGGGACGCCCCGCTGGATTCCCCCCTGGGCCGCCGCCCTGCTGGGTGCCCTGGTGGCCTCCCTGGGGGCGGTCCTGGCCCTCTTCGCCCGACCCCTTTGGGCCGCCCTGGGTTTCGGCGGCCTGGTGGTCCTCCTCTTGGGGGGAGAGCAGGCGCTTTTGGCCTCGGGGCTGTGGGCCGCTCCCCTGGCAGGCCCCCTGACCCCGGGGGTCCTGACCTTCGGGACGGGGCTGTACCTGCGTTTCCGGGTGCTCCACGGGGAGGAGCGGACCCATCGGCTTTCCGTTTTCGGCATCCTGGACCTGGTGCGGGAGACCCGAGATCCCAAGGAGATCCCCGAAAGACTTGCCTCGGTGTTGGCAGAGATCCGGGCTCAGGACGGCATCGAGGTGGAGTCCCCGGGGCTCTCCTTTCGGGAGGTCTTCGAACGGACCCGTGCCCTGGGGGTGGAGGAGGCCCTGGAGGGAGCGGGGAAGGAGGCGGTGGTCCTCGAGACCCCTCGGGACCCGTGGCGATTTCGGATGATCGTCCCCCTGCCGGAAGAGGAGGAGACCCGCTACCTGCTCCTCCGCTGGCGCCGGTCCCTCCCCCTGGAGCAGGTCCGCAGCGTGGCGGCCCTGGCGGTGGCGGCAGACTGGTTCGCCCGGGCACTTACGGAGGCGAAGAAGCAGAAGGAGACCCTCTACCAGACCGTGGCGGCCATGGTGGAGGCCATCGACGCCAAGGACCCGGTGACGGCGGGGCACTCCCGCAGGGTCTGCGACCTGTCCGTGGAGCTGGCGCGCCACCTGGGGGCGGACGAGCGCACCCTGGAGGAGATCACCTTCGGGGGGATCATCCACGACGTGGGCAAGCTGGGGATCCCCGATGCGGTGCTGGGCAAGCAGGGCAAGCTCACCGACGAGGAGTTCGCCCTGATCCGGTCCCACCCCTCCGTGGGGGAGCGCATCCTGGCCCCCGTGTCCCTTCCGGAGGTGGCCAAGCAGGCCATGGCGGAGCACCACGAGAAGTGGAACGGCCGGGGCTACCCCCGAGGGCTCAAGGGAACGGAGATCAGCCTGGCGGGGCGGATCGTGGCGGTGGCGGACGTGTACGACGCCCTGGCCAGCGATCGCCCCTACAAGAAGGGGTGGCCCCTGGCGGAGGTGTGCGATCTGCTCTACAAGCAGTCCCGGGAGGATTTCGACCCCGACGTGGTGCAGGCCTTTTGGGAGATGAAGGCCCCGGAGGACTGGGTCCCCCCGGACCGGAGGCCTCCGACCGAGAATGCCTCCTCCTGA
- a CDS encoding choice-of-anchor U domain-containing protein produces MRRTARLRSGLSRPLRLCRLAFLVLLLGTSPSWGSTIVNVAPAPEAVLPGGDPVVFTWTADYDNSGGTVSVYLEPEGGASSVVASADGAPAGSNSATGPSLPSGTYHWWVVIVNGGTHESVSTSFSVAGADPTPTPSVTPSPTPTLTPTPSLTPTPSPTPTPAGPGKPSPVSPSGTADRGVLTLQGSPYEGPHPHAATEWELSGSPSGPTEGLAALLRANRKTTPSGTPLLALLTGPATALDLPPRLYPVGNYAFRLRYRDDQGNWSEWSDLGTFQLADPGDSNGNGVADAQDPGPVTVGNRSFDNTEPNAKACTTQCWNGAIGFVTSSGSLLSLEGLHLRAILPEGYQSPEGSISKLGGILQVGIYALQISGLSTGGSTTVTLHLPGPLPANEGRIFTYHYSAQQARSSGATGETASVTVSDGGPDDSDGQANGQILLLVGPGTSPSSALVRNIGDGVHRAPASFSELMDRNAGNVCYGPPTSQSGGGGGGCNGGFQGLLLLALLLPLLILARNRH; encoded by the coding sequence ATGAGAAGAACCGCCCGGCTCCGCAGTGGTCTTTCGCGCCCCCTCCGGCTGTGCCGCCTCGCCTTCCTCGTCCTCCTCCTTGGGACCTCCCCCTCCTGGGGCAGCACAATAGTCAACGTGGCCCCCGCCCCCGAGGCCGTCCTGCCGGGGGGGGACCCGGTGGTGTTCACCTGGACGGCGGACTACGACAACTCCGGGGGAACCGTCTCGGTCTACCTGGAACCCGAAGGAGGCGCCTCGTCCGTCGTCGCCTCCGCCGACGGGGCTCCCGCAGGCTCCAACTCCGCCACCGGCCCCTCCCTACCCAGCGGCACCTACCACTGGTGGGTCGTCATCGTCAACGGAGGAACCCACGAGTCCGTCAGCACCTCCTTCTCCGTAGCCGGAGCCGACCCCACCCCGACGCCCTCCGTCACCCCGAGCCCCACACCCACCCTCACCCCGACCCCAAGCCTCACGCCGACGCCCTCTCCCACCCCCACCCCCGCAGGACCGGGGAAGCCCTCCCCCGTCTCTCCCTCCGGGACCGCGGACCGGGGCGTTCTGACCCTCCAGGGAAGCCCCTACGAGGGGCCCCATCCCCACGCCGCCACGGAGTGGGAACTCTCCGGGTCCCCCTCCGGACCGACCGAAGGGCTGGCAGCCCTCCTCCGGGCAAACCGCAAGACGACCCCTTCCGGGACCCCCCTGCTGGCCCTGCTGACGGGGCCCGCCACGGCCCTGGATCTGCCCCCCCGGCTCTACCCCGTGGGGAACTACGCCTTCCGGCTGCGCTACCGAGACGACCAGGGAAACTGGAGCGAGTGGTCCGACCTCGGGACCTTCCAGCTTGCGGACCCGGGAGACTCCAACGGGAACGGGGTGGCGGACGCTCAGGATCCGGGTCCCGTGACGGTGGGAAACCGCTCCTTCGACAACACGGAGCCCAACGCCAAGGCCTGCACAACACAGTGCTGGAACGGGGCCATCGGCTTCGTGACCTCCTCGGGGAGCCTCCTCTCCCTGGAGGGGCTGCACCTGAGGGCCATCCTCCCGGAGGGCTACCAGTCCCCTGAGGGCAGCATCTCCAAGCTGGGAGGCATCCTCCAGGTGGGCATCTACGCCCTCCAGATCTCCGGGCTCTCCACGGGAGGGTCCACCACCGTGACCCTTCACCTGCCCGGGCCCCTTCCCGCGAACGAGGGACGCATCTTCACGTATCACTACTCCGCCCAACAGGCCCGCTCCTCCGGGGCCACGGGGGAGACGGCCTCCGTGACGGTCTCCGACGGGGGCCCCGACGACTCGGACGGCCAGGCGAACGGGCAGATCCTCCTGCTGGTAGGCCCGGGGACCTCTCCGTCCTCCGCTCTGGTCCGCAACATCGGGGACGGGGTCCACCGGGCTCCGGCCTCCTTCTCCGAGTTGATGGACCGGAACGCGGGGAACGTCTGCTACGGCCCCCCGACCTCGCAATCCGGGGGAGGAGGCGGGGGGTGCAACGGGGGGTTCCAGGGACTCCTGCTCCTGGCTCTCCTCCTGCCCCTTCTGATCCTGGCGCGAAACCGACACTGA
- a CDS encoding polysaccharide deacetylase family protein: MAVKILGLKVDVDTLRGYREGVPNLLGLLEELSVKASFFFSMGPDNSGKALVRVFRPGFLEKMRRTSAVSTYGWRTLLYGTLLPAPLIVESAPGILRDAARKGHDCGVHAWDHVKWQDRLPKLPVTTLEADFRRAFDLFSQRTGKAARACAAPGWQVTEESLRVQEELKLDYCSDTRGAFPFLPRWGNKVFRTPQIPSTLPTMDEVLGRGGLEGSRLAEHLLGLLREGLNVFTLHGEMEGMGQLGVFREFLTRARDQGVRCVPLSTVAQALDPETLPVCPVRMCPIEGRAGRVATQIIEEEPAA, from the coding sequence ATGGCCGTGAAGATCCTGGGCCTGAAGGTGGACGTGGACACGCTGCGGGGCTACCGGGAAGGGGTCCCCAACCTCCTGGGGCTGCTGGAGGAGCTGTCCGTGAAGGCCAGCTTCTTCTTCAGCATGGGACCGGACAATTCCGGGAAGGCCCTGGTGCGGGTCTTCCGCCCGGGGTTCCTGGAGAAGATGCGCCGCACCAGCGCCGTGTCCACCTACGGCTGGCGCACCCTGCTCTACGGGACGCTGCTCCCCGCCCCTCTGATCGTGGAATCCGCCCCGGGGATCCTCCGGGACGCGGCGCGGAAGGGACACGACTGCGGGGTGCACGCCTGGGACCACGTGAAGTGGCAGGACCGGCTCCCCAAGCTTCCCGTCACCACCCTGGAAGCGGACTTCCGCCGGGCCTTCGACCTGTTCTCCCAGCGCACCGGCAAGGCGGCCCGAGCCTGCGCCGCCCCGGGCTGGCAGGTCACGGAGGAGAGCCTCCGGGTCCAGGAGGAGCTGAAGCTGGACTACTGCAGCGACACCCGGGGGGCCTTCCCCTTCCTGCCCCGATGGGGGAACAAGGTCTTCCGGACCCCCCAGATCCCCTCCACCCTCCCCACCATGGACGAGGTCCTGGGACGGGGCGGTCTGGAGGGCTCCCGGCTGGCGGAGCACCTCCTGGGGCTGCTTCGGGAAGGGCTGAACGTCTTCACCCTCCACGGGGAGATGGAGGGGATGGGCCAGCTGGGGGTGTTCCGGGAGTTCCTGACCCGGGCCCGGGACCAGGGGGTGCGCTGCGTCCCCCTGTCCACGGTGGCCCAGGCCCTGGACCCGGAGACCCTGCCGGTGTGCCCCGTGAGGATGTGCCCCATCGAGGGCCGGGCGGGACGGGTGGCCACCCAGATCATCGAGGAGGAACCGGCGGCCTGA
- a CDS encoding FecR family protein codes for MRHGDPQGGRRRHVVLLALALATLVWAVPAWGAAKVVALVGKAEVYDAVQKQWKPAALGAELPEGAKLRTAPGSLVTLHSAKGQVEVRVTEKTTLSYGAEPGKEPRNVPPGKVPETYRMDQGTGWYRVKPGTPLDVATPVLVASVRGTEFGVAVTENGTSSVSVTGGTVEVTDALGNTQTLGTGMSTTVSATDVQEALTPPAPPTVPGTLPSVGPSSPPSPPAPSQPGGGGGGGGERDGGPFGGHDPCL; via the coding sequence ATGAGGCACGGAGATCCGCAAGGGGGCAGGAGGCGCCACGTCGTCCTGCTGGCCCTCGCCCTGGCGACCCTGGTCTGGGCCGTTCCGGCCTGGGGGGCCGCCAAGGTGGTCGCGCTGGTGGGGAAGGCGGAGGTCTACGACGCGGTTCAGAAACAGTGGAAGCCTGCGGCCCTCGGGGCGGAGCTGCCGGAGGGGGCCAAGCTCCGGACGGCTCCGGGTTCCCTGGTCACCCTGCACTCCGCGAAGGGACAGGTGGAGGTCCGGGTCACCGAAAAGACCACCCTCTCCTACGGGGCGGAGCCGGGAAAGGAACCCCGAAACGTCCCCCCCGGCAAGGTACCCGAGACCTACCGCATGGACCAGGGAACGGGCTGGTACCGCGTGAAGCCCGGGACGCCCCTGGACGTGGCCACCCCGGTGCTGGTGGCGTCGGTGCGAGGCACCGAGTTCGGGGTGGCGGTGACGGAAAACGGCACCTCCAGCGTCTCCGTCACCGGGGGCACCGTGGAGGTCACCGACGCCCTGGGGAACACCCAGACCCTGGGGACGGGCATGTCCACCACCGTCTCCGCCACGGACGTCCAGGAGGCCCTCACGCCTCCCGCCCCTCCCACCGTCCCGGGGACCCTGCCGAGCGTCGGCCCCTCCTCCCCCCCTTCTCCTCCCGCTCCCTCCCAGCCCGGCGGGGGCGGAGGAGGCGGCGGAGAACGAGACGGAGGCCCCTTCGGCGGCCATGACCCCTGCCTGTAA
- a CDS encoding bifunctional UDP-4-keto-pentose/UDP-xylose synthase yields the protein MNVLILGANGFIGSFLCEKILAETDWTVTALDPGDSNLGACLGNPRFSFRKDTMGNSWDWIDREVEAADAVVPLAGIARPAVYIENPLLIFELDFEENLRVVRRCAETRTRVVFPSTSEVYGMSPDEELDEDHSILVQGPIGKSRWIYSCSKQMMDRVIAALGAQKGLPYTLFRPFNWIGPRQDDPLRPEGNDNRLVPQLLGNLLRRRPLVLVDGGAQRRSFTDIDDGIEGLLAILRQPEAANGQIFNLGNPRNNHSIREVAELLREVLAAQPGQEDTASVPLTEVPATEYYGTGYQDVRDRRPSVRKAKELLGWEATRPLRQTLERTVHFYLNQG from the coding sequence ATGAACGTGCTGATCCTGGGGGCCAACGGCTTCATCGGCAGCTTCCTCTGCGAGAAGATCCTGGCGGAGACGGACTGGACCGTGACGGCCCTGGACCCGGGAGACTCCAACCTGGGGGCCTGCCTGGGCAACCCCCGGTTCTCCTTCCGCAAGGACACCATGGGGAACTCCTGGGACTGGATCGACCGGGAGGTGGAGGCGGCGGACGCGGTGGTGCCCCTGGCGGGGATCGCCCGCCCGGCGGTGTACATCGAAAACCCCCTGCTGATCTTCGAGCTGGACTTCGAGGAGAACCTGCGGGTGGTGCGGCGCTGCGCCGAGACCCGCACCCGGGTGGTCTTCCCCTCCACCTCGGAGGTCTACGGCATGAGCCCCGACGAGGAGCTGGACGAGGACCACAGCATCCTGGTGCAGGGCCCCATCGGCAAGTCCCGGTGGATCTACAGCTGCAGCAAGCAGATGATGGACCGGGTCATCGCCGCCCTGGGAGCCCAGAAGGGGTTGCCCTACACCCTCTTCCGGCCCTTCAACTGGATCGGCCCGAGGCAGGACGACCCCCTCCGCCCGGAGGGGAACGACAACCGCCTGGTGCCCCAGCTCCTGGGGAACCTGCTGCGCCGTCGCCCCCTGGTCCTGGTGGACGGGGGCGCCCAACGGCGCAGCTTCACGGACATCGACGACGGCATCGAAGGCCTCCTGGCCATCCTCCGTCAGCCCGAGGCGGCGAACGGGCAGATCTTCAACCTGGGCAACCCCCGGAACAACCACTCCATCCGGGAGGTGGCGGAGCTGCTGCGAGAGGTCCTGGCGGCCCAGCCGGGACAGGAGGACACGGCGTCGGTTCCCCTGACCGAGGTCCCCGCGACGGAGTACTACGGGACGGGCTACCAGGATGTGCGGGACCGGCGGCCCAGCGTGCGCAAGGCCAAGGAGCTGCTGGGCTGGGAGGCGACGCGCCCCCTGCGACAGACCCTGGAGCGCACGGTGCATTTCTACCTGAACCAGGGGTGA
- the thiT gene encoding energy-coupled thiamine transporter ThiT produces MSDRTRALTEGAVAAALSLVLSNLKLFALPQGGSVTLEMAPLLAFALLRGPRAGIAAGTLSGLLQLFFGGYVVHPLQALLDYPVAFGAVGLAGIFRGDGLPRQIAGLLLGGGARLLCHVLSGVVFFASFAPQGTNVWLYSLSYNGTFLAPSLILSGAAAIPLARRLAGKVGQAASPR; encoded by the coding sequence ATGTCCGACCGCACCCGCGCCCTGACGGAGGGCGCCGTCGCCGCCGCCCTGTCCCTGGTCCTGTCCAACCTGAAGCTCTTCGCCCTGCCCCAAGGGGGCTCCGTGACCCTGGAGATGGCCCCCCTCTTGGCCTTCGCTCTCCTGCGGGGTCCCCGGGCGGGGATCGCCGCGGGGACCCTCTCCGGCCTCCTCCAGCTGTTCTTCGGGGGCTACGTGGTGCACCCCCTCCAAGCCCTCCTGGACTACCCCGTGGCCTTCGGGGCCGTGGGCCTGGCAGGGATCTTCCGGGGCGACGGGCTGCCCCGGCAGATCGCGGGGCTCCTGCTGGGCGGGGGGGCCCGGTTGCTCTGCCACGTCCTCTCCGGGGTGGTCTTCTTCGCCTCCTTCGCCCCCCAGGGGACCAACGTGTGGCTCTACTCCCTGTCGTACAACGGGACCTTCCTCGCCCCCAGCCTGATCCTCTCCGGCGCGGCGGCGATCCCCCTGGCCCGGAGGCTGGCGGGAAAGGTCGGGCAGGCCGCTTCCCCTCGGTGA
- a CDS encoding UDP-glucose dehydrogenase family protein has protein sequence MRIAVIGTGYVGLVTGACLAGFGNRVTCVDVDEEKIRGLQEGTVPFYEPGLGDVILSNQRAGRLAFTTALPEAVRDARVCFITVGTPSDVDGSADLQYVLEVAEQIGAALEGPSVVVTKSTVPVGTADRVRHCVARALEARGAGIPFSVASNPEFLREGAAVADFLHPDRVVVGADAPEAEETLRELYSFLPQEKVLFMDIRSAEMTKYAANALLATKISFMNEMARICELVDADVEKVRLGIGSDGRIGYAFISPGCGYGGSCFPKDVRALRHTALQKGYSPRILQAVEDVNEAQKHVLFQKILRHFGGELGGRVLALWGLSFKPNTSDLREASSLVLIQDLLGAGASLRLHDPVALEEARRLLGNRPGLAFLTDHYEALEGADGLVLVTEWDLYKQPDFRLVGQKLREKAVFDGRNQYSGPELRRRGFAYYAIGRP, from the coding sequence ATGCGCATCGCCGTGATCGGCACAGGATACGTGGGCCTCGTCACCGGAGCCTGCCTGGCGGGCTTCGGCAACCGGGTGACCTGCGTGGACGTGGACGAGGAGAAGATCCGAGGGCTCCAGGAGGGGACGGTCCCCTTCTACGAACCGGGACTGGGGGACGTGATCCTCTCGAACCAGCGGGCAGGGCGCCTGGCCTTCACCACCGCCCTCCCCGAGGCGGTCCGGGATGCCCGGGTCTGCTTCATCACCGTGGGGACCCCCTCGGACGTGGACGGCAGCGCGGACCTCCAGTACGTCCTGGAGGTGGCGGAACAGATCGGTGCGGCCCTGGAGGGCCCCTCGGTGGTGGTCACCAAGTCCACCGTCCCCGTGGGCACCGCCGACCGGGTGCGCCACTGCGTGGCCCGAGCCCTGGAGGCCCGGGGGGCGGGAATCCCCTTCTCCGTGGCCTCCAACCCCGAGTTTCTCCGGGAGGGGGCGGCGGTGGCGGACTTCCTCCACCCCGACCGGGTGGTGGTGGGGGCGGACGCCCCGGAGGCGGAGGAGACCCTGCGGGAGCTGTACTCCTTCCTCCCCCAGGAGAAGGTTCTCTTCATGGACATCCGCTCCGCGGAGATGACCAAGTACGCCGCCAACGCCCTCCTGGCCACCAAGATCTCCTTCATGAACGAGATGGCCCGGATCTGCGAGCTGGTGGACGCGGACGTGGAGAAGGTCCGTCTGGGCATCGGGTCCGACGGACGCATCGGCTACGCCTTCATTTCCCCCGGGTGCGGCTACGGAGGCTCCTGCTTCCCCAAGGACGTGCGGGCCCTGAGACACACCGCCCTCCAGAAGGGCTACTCCCCCCGGATCCTCCAGGCGGTGGAGGACGTGAACGAGGCGCAGAAGCACGTGCTCTTCCAGAAGATCCTGCGGCACTTCGGGGGTGAGCTGGGGGGGCGCGTCCTGGCCCTCTGGGGCCTCTCCTTCAAGCCCAACACCTCGGACCTGCGGGAGGCCTCCTCCCTGGTGCTGATCCAGGACCTCTTGGGGGCGGGGGCCTCCCTGCGCCTCCACGACCCGGTGGCCCTGGAGGAGGCCCGGCGGCTCCTGGGAAACCGGCCCGGCCTGGCCTTCCTGACGGATCACTACGAGGCCCTGGAGGGGGCGGACGGGCTGGTGCTGGTGACGGAGTGGGATCTGTACAAGCAGCCGGACTTCCGCCTGGTGGGGCAGAAGCTCCGGGAGAAGGCGGTCTTCGACGGGCGCAACCAGTACTCCGGCCCGGAGCTGCGCCGCCGGGGCTTCGCCTACTACGCCATCGGAAGGCCCTAG
- a CDS encoding diguanylate cyclase domain-containing protein produces MNLFDMRTVVLTSAAIVFVCSLLLLMLWRQNRGRFSGMGLWAGGFAAVAVGFCLLFLRGIIPNAASILLANVVIMSGALMTLVGTDRFLGRRGGHLHNVVLLGVFAVLFARYSLVQDHLPARTALVSVLMTLFTAQGAWRLLVSIGPEVRRWTFLTGSVYGAFALINIVRLVRITSGADASWGDFFAANGFETLIVFLYQLLSILLTYSLTLMVTRRLLLDVRAQEEKFSRAFRSAPYVLTLARLSDGLIREVNEGFVGITGYAYDEAVGRTFSELGLWAVESDRRAVVEALVKTGSVRDREYPFRLRSGETMLGALSSDTLEIGGETCVLSSITDVTDRRRMEDALRESEEKFRYMAEHSSDTIWHTDAECRFTYVSPADERMRGFTQDEVVGTTVWSLLKPEGVEHVRRLSAQYAAEGRTDAGTGALRYELELICKDGTWLWTEVNVVPHRDGVGKLVGYHGVTRDISERKRTAERMEHLARHDPLTDLPNRALFFDRLDVALALSKRNGTRLALMFVDLDRFKPVNDTFGHAVGDVLLREAAGRMRACIRGSDTVGRIGGDEFVVLLPAVETQKAPLVVAEKLRRALARPFEIDGRRIGISCSIGIAIAPDDGCDPIELAKNADMAMYLAKQQGGDAVRFFGSQAEAPRVTEKALPRET; encoded by the coding sequence ATGAATTTGTTCGACATGCGGACCGTGGTCCTCACCAGCGCCGCCATCGTCTTCGTCTGTTCGCTCCTGCTGCTGATGCTTTGGAGGCAGAACCGCGGAAGGTTCTCCGGGATGGGACTGTGGGCCGGAGGGTTTGCCGCAGTGGCCGTCGGTTTTTGCCTTTTGTTCCTGCGCGGGATCATCCCGAACGCCGCCTCCATCCTCCTCGCAAACGTGGTCATCATGTCGGGTGCCCTCATGACCCTCGTCGGGACGGACCGGTTCCTTGGACGAAGGGGGGGACACCTCCACAACGTCGTCCTCCTCGGCGTCTTTGCCGTCCTGTTCGCCCGGTACTCCCTCGTCCAGGACCACCTTCCGGCGAGGACCGCTCTCGTCTCCGTCCTGATGACCCTCTTCACCGCCCAGGGGGCCTGGCGCCTCCTCGTCTCCATCGGTCCGGAGGTCCGCCGCTGGACCTTCCTGACCGGGTCGGTCTACGGAGCGTTCGCCCTGATCAACATCGTGAGGCTGGTGCGGATCACCTCGGGGGCCGATGCGTCGTGGGGGGACTTCTTCGCGGCGAACGGCTTCGAGACCCTCATCGTCTTCCTGTACCAGCTCCTGTCGATCCTCCTGACCTACAGCCTCACGCTCATGGTGACCCGGAGGCTGCTGCTCGACGTGCGCGCTCAGGAGGAAAAGTTCTCCCGGGCGTTCCGCTCCGCCCCCTACGTCCTCACCCTCGCGCGTCTCTCCGACGGTCTCATCCGGGAGGTCAACGAAGGCTTCGTGGGCATCACGGGATACGCCTACGACGAAGCGGTCGGGAGAACCTTCTCCGAACTGGGGCTCTGGGCCGTCGAATCGGACCGTCGTGCCGTCGTCGAAGCCCTGGTGAAGACCGGAAGCGTCCGCGATCGGGAGTACCCGTTCCGCCTGCGCTCCGGAGAGACGATGCTGGGGGCGCTCTCCTCGGACACCCTCGAGATCGGCGGCGAAACCTGCGTCCTGTCGAGCATCACCGACGTCACGGACCGTCGGCGCATGGAGGACGCCCTCCGGGAGAGCGAGGAGAAATTCCGGTATATGGCGGAGCATTCGAGCGACACCATCTGGCATACCGACGCGGAGTGTCGTTTCACCTACGTCAGCCCCGCAGACGAACGGATGCGCGGTTTTACGCAGGACGAAGTGGTCGGAACCACCGTCTGGAGCCTGCTCAAGCCGGAGGGGGTCGAACACGTCAGGCGTCTGAGCGCCCAGTACGCCGCCGAGGGCCGGACGGACGCCGGAACGGGAGCCCTGCGATACGAACTGGAGCTGATCTGCAAGGACGGGACCTGGCTCTGGACGGAGGTCAACGTGGTCCCGCACCGCGACGGAGTGGGAAAACTCGTCGGCTACCACGGCGTGACGCGGGACATCTCGGAGCGTAAACGCACCGCCGAGCGCATGGAACACCTGGCCCGGCACGACCCGCTCACCGACCTGCCCAACCGGGCGCTCTTCTTCGACCGCCTCGACGTGGCCCTTGCCCTCTCGAAACGGAACGGGACGCGGCTTGCGCTGATGTTCGTGGACCTCGACCGATTCAAACCGGTCAACGACACCTTCGGCCACGCGGTGGGGGATGTCCTTTTGAGGGAGGCTGCGGGGCGCATGAGGGCCTGCATCCGTGGGTCCGACACCGTGGGACGCATCGGCGGGGACGAGTTCGTGGTGCTCCTTCCTGCCGTCGAGACGCAGAAGGCCCCCCTCGTGGTCGCCGAAAAGCTGCGCAGGGCGCTGGCCCGTCCCTTCGAGATCGACGGACGCCGGATCGGGATCTCCTGCAGCATCGGTATCGCCATCGCCCCGGACGACGGGTGCGACCCCATCGAACTCGCGAAGAATGCCGACATGGCGATGTACCTCGCCAAGCAGCAGGGGGGCGACGCCGTTCGGTTCTTCGGGTCGCAGGCCGAGGCTCCCCGGGTTACCGAAAAGGCTTTGCCCCGGGAGACGTAA